The Lacrimispora xylanolytica genome has a segment encoding these proteins:
- a CDS encoding methyl-accepting chemotaxis protein: MSERKKKRKSNEESSSSGAKAKATGLKSLLAKILIFIGVPVVLSYCIVGLILLNLVRVNVDQLTEEKLEAKSETASIEMEKFFDRYRNSADQLSKSVQIQKLFTDLKPGTKIQDSQDFADVIQSLKNNSDTDQENILSIWISDFDSSQLAQSNGFVSDADYQISDRPWYQTLLKEQKTVMTEPYEDFTTKAQIVSIISPVYSGNGGQIVGAVGIDFSLDGLKKTIGSYQLGNTGFYIVTSADGQIIYHPKEEMINKKVSEQDMSDGIKQALLTSLEGKIQYASHGVEVHGYVSKIGDTGWMVATGLPLKEFYSEYNKITAAMAVIFLIAVSLVVGMIFLVSKGIVAPLKALTNTANQIADGRLDISADVKSQDETGQLANALNRTVVQLNRYIGYIKEITSVLETMARGDIKIDLEQDYAGEFQPIKEALLQISHSLNQTLTAIKITADQVNTGAEQVSSAAQALASGSTEQAATVEELSASIISISMQAEQNAENVRKASDYVRQAGDGLTESNHHMKRLNAAMDEISQASEKISSITKVIEDIAFQTNILALNAAVEAARAGEAGKGFAVVADEVRNLAAKSAEAAKQTSELIGLSTVTVTEGEKMAAETSETLQDVALKSQLVVEVIQEIDKASSDQAASISQINQGLSQVSAVVQTNAATAEESSASSEELAAQAQVLNNEVSKFVLY; the protein is encoded by the coding sequence ATGTCTGAACGTAAGAAAAAAAGGAAAAGTAATGAAGAAAGCAGTTCTTCTGGTGCCAAGGCCAAAGCAACTGGCCTAAAAAGTCTACTGGCTAAAATTCTTATTTTTATAGGAGTTCCAGTCGTCTTATCCTATTGTATCGTGGGGCTTATTTTACTGAATCTGGTGCGGGTGAATGTGGATCAGCTGACAGAGGAGAAGCTGGAGGCAAAATCAGAGACAGCTTCCATTGAGATGGAGAAATTTTTCGACCGGTATAGAAACAGTGCCGATCAGCTCTCCAAAAGTGTGCAGATACAAAAATTATTTACAGACTTAAAGCCAGGTACTAAAATCCAGGATAGTCAGGATTTTGCAGATGTAATCCAGTCATTGAAAAACAATAGTGATACGGATCAGGAAAATATTCTTAGCATCTGGATTTCTGATTTTGACAGCAGCCAGCTTGCACAATCCAATGGGTTTGTATCCGATGCAGACTATCAGATATCAGATCGGCCCTGGTACCAGACATTGTTAAAAGAACAGAAAACAGTAATGACGGAGCCCTATGAAGATTTTACCACAAAGGCCCAGATCGTAAGCATCATATCCCCTGTGTATTCAGGAAATGGCGGTCAGATCGTAGGAGCAGTAGGCATTGATTTTTCCTTGGATGGACTTAAAAAGACCATCGGTTCTTATCAGCTTGGAAATACCGGATTTTACATAGTTACTTCCGCAGACGGACAGATCATCTATCATCCCAAGGAGGAGATGATCAATAAGAAGGTCAGCGAACAGGATATGTCTGATGGCATTAAACAGGCACTTTTAACTTCTTTAGAAGGTAAAATTCAGTATGCTTCCCATGGAGTAGAGGTACACGGATATGTAAGTAAGATTGGTGATACCGGCTGGATGGTAGCAACAGGACTTCCCTTAAAAGAGTTTTATAGTGAGTATAATAAGATTACTGCTGCAATGGCCGTTATATTCCTGATTGCAGTATCCCTGGTAGTGGGAATGATCTTCCTTGTATCAAAGGGAATTGTTGCACCATTAAAGGCACTGACCAATACCGCGAATCAGATTGCAGATGGAAGGCTTGATATATCAGCAGATGTCAAATCTCAGGATGAGACGGGACAGCTTGCCAATGCCTTAAACCGTACGGTGGTCCAGCTAAACCGCTACATTGGATATATAAAGGAAATCACCTCTGTTCTTGAAACCATGGCAAGAGGAGATATCAAAATAGATCTGGAACAGGATTATGCAGGAGAGTTTCAGCCGATTAAAGAAGCGTTGTTACAGATATCTCATTCCTTAAATCAAACTCTCACAGCCATAAAAATTACGGCCGATCAGGTGAATACTGGAGCAGAGCAGGTTTCCTCTGCAGCCCAGGCCCTTGCTTCTGGATCTACGGAACAAGCGGCTACTGTAGAGGAGCTGAGCGCTTCTATTATCAGCATTTCCATGCAGGCAGAACAGAATGCAGAGAATGTAAGAAAGGCTTCCGATTATGTTCGCCAGGCTGGAGACGGTCTGACAGAAAGCAATCATCATATGAAAAGGCTTAACGCAGCTATGGATGAAATCAGTCAGGCTTCTGAGAAAATATCAAGCATCACTAAGGTGATTGAGGACATTGCTTTCCAGACAAATATACTTGCACTAAATGCTGCGGTGGAGGCAGCCAGAGCAGGCGAAGCAGGTAAGGGATTTGCAGTGGTTGCCGATGAAGTCAGAAATCTTGCTGCAAAATCAGCAGAGGCAGCCAAACAGACCTCGGAACTGATCGGACTTTCTACCGTTACAGTAACAGAAGGCGAGAAAATGGCTGCTGAGACCTCAGAAACTCTTCAGGATGTAGCATTAAAATCACAGCTGGTAGTAGAAGTGATTCAAGAGATTGACAAAGCCTCCTCGGATCAGGCCGCCTCTATCAGTCAGATTAATCAGGGACTTTCCCAGGTGTCTGCTGTAGTTCAGACCAATGCAGCTACTGCAGAAGAAAGCTCTGCATCCAGTGAGGAGCTTGCAGCCCAGGCCCAGGTTCTTAATAATGAAGTGAGCAAATTTGTTCTCTATTAA